TGATCATGATGAttacctttgtttatttttgtgaaattttaaaataaaaaaaagttatattgaaGTACTTTTCACTCTACTACCTATAAGTTGGTTCGTCCCACTTTTGGCATATTAATCACGAGATTGTCTAAATAGGCACAAACTTGCCTGCTTTGTCATCCCTACTCATATTTGAGTTTAGTTGAATTAActaattcttttaaatataatagttttattattttatttaatcactaataaattaaaattttaatttaataaataactaatataattaaaataaagatatatgtCATGACCGACCCAACACATAATGGAGCCTAAGACAAATTTGATGACGAGACATTTTTGAAGCctacaattatatttttgtaaagttACTAACttttaagtaaaattttattttgttgacgtattttaatacaaaattatttattaaactaatattgatttaatatttgtcGAGATaatcatttcttttttaattgataatcaagtgaatcaatttaatatttgttgagataatatgaattttatatagaattattattttgaatttgtaaaCAATAGAAtataagatttttattttaagtcatAGTTCAaccaacaaatataaatattattagattgaatGTGAATTTTATGTAATTACTACTCCATCTTCATATCAAACGAGAATGAAGAAAAAGAACAAGAtctattgaaataatttttttttattcaagttTTAAGAGGATTGTTTCggttttttacttttaaatcgGCCCATCTGTATGTCCAGacaataacattatttttatacaaCGCTCTAATAAgaacattaaaatatatttaaacaaaatatgtaataaaaatattccaatACCCTCCAATATAATTCTCtagttaataaattaaaataaaaattatttattttatgcccAATGGCGAATCGTTCTTTTGTTTTCATTATTCATTTAATCATAATGATTCGCACGCATTCCCATTTTTGGCCCTTGATTAGTGATTAAACAAtatgttcaaattttatatcaaattcGTCAGGATGATCAAAGCTACAGGATTTGTAATGTAGTTTGGATCTTACACATTTCAAAGACAAAGATCAGGTTTTGAGTTCCCATGATCTTAATGCTAGATTATGGGaaacataataattaattcTGGCAAGCACATGCAACGTGGGTAAGTTTAGTTACTTAAGCTATAAACAAAGTTATACCTTGATTGTTTTTATTCTAActtgaaattaaaattgttttaataataatCAACACAAGAATTTTTAATTAGTAATTTAGAAGACCTTCTTTCGGCTGTATAGGCACAGAAGCCCAATTTTAAAATCCCATGAGCATGCTAATTACATATTATATATCTATAATAGTAAATATACAAAGAAAATACGAAGTTTTGATGTGATcaatattatttgtttattaattttatctttctttCAAATTATATTAGTTTAACACTTTGAATTTCtttacataattaaataattgattttttaaaagtaaccGTACATcaaattttgtataatttttattattgtttttgtcaaaataaagcTTTTAGTATTGACCACTTGAAACTTAATTAAAAGGTGAATAATCACAGTCGATTTCtggaaataaaagaaaaagagaataaGACAAAGGCTCATATAGACactaattttttcttataaaaaattatctgtTTTCAAGTAAGAGAAATCCGATAAATTATTCCTTTTTTTTCAACTATCTTCCAAATTTGAATAGAGCTTTTCAGAGCTTCCATAGTACTCATCAGTATGTATGGTTCGTACAATTTGTAGTGTCCATTTCAAAATTTGCAGAGGTCAAACTCGCATTATAAATGGATGTAATCACGTAAATTATCTCTTTTCTCTCACGTTATATTACAttagtaaatatttaattagtttaatcTCCACTTCATATAACTGCGGTGGCACTATAAATGGACCCAAAGTCCCATGCATAACAAAACAAgacaacaaatataaaaagagtaatgtttttttaattggtaTCTAAACGGTTGTAATATAGTTTACATTGttttaactgtttttttttacttaaatatacatttatttttcaatttaaactgatttgtaattttatcctttctatttttaatttgaaattttgatattttattttaactgaattgtagttttaatttcataattttaatctcttattttaattgattcgtaattttaatatttttatttttaattttgtaattttgtaattttgttctACCTATTAATTTGACTATTATTTTTGATGATGTTGCTTGAATAATATGATTAAGTGAAAGTaatactaaattttattatttttaaattaaataaaatgttttaaataataaaaaagatctTTTGAAACTTaagcaaaatataaaaaatgggaAATTACAATAACACATGGgaagtttaatttcttttttgataaacaattttattgtttttaagaaataatgaGTATGAATTAACATCATtagagataaataaattgaaattataaattaattaaaataaatagactaaaattataaaataaaaaatagataaatcaaaaatacaaatgagttaaaatattaaaaattaaaattgcatttaaatttttttcttcggCTTTCTTGTTTTACACACACATTAACtgtgtttatattttaatacaGTATCAATATACGATATCTACATATGTGTGTCCAAATAACACTCATATAAAAagcattaaaattgaaaaaactagaatttcttttactaaaaaataattagaacctgacaatattaaaaaaactgtTAGCGATAAAAAGTTGACATTACCTTTAATTTAGCTTTCCCAAAGTAGACTTAGTACATTGCATTACAGAAATGTAACGCACGATAAGAAAGCATCATCGacattcaagaaaaaaaaaatatagaaagcACCATCGATAGATAAAACTAGTGGGCTCAACCAAAGCCCACATGGTCCCTCTCACTCGGTTCCACATCATCACATGGACTTGACTACGATGGagataatttgagaaaaaaaattgtaatcgaaaagaaataaaaaattctacaaaattaaatatatttacatattcTTTTACGAAAATCATTTAGATCAAATCGTAAAAGAATTACTTAAAAATTTTGAtagtaaaatatcaataaaataaaataaaaaatttgtctcAATCTCCattacttttgaaataattgaaataGAGGCACAACTAAATGACACAATCTCGTAATTATCTTAAACTCCAGTGGCATTTAACTTGGACGAAAACCATATATACCTTTCACATATTCCAATTACAACGAAACAAaacttctctctctctctctctctctctctctctccaatTCCAAAATGTCGCCGTCAACCGGAAACAGCAGCAAAATCCGGCGCATTGTGCGACTCCGACAAATGCTTCTCCAATGGCGTAAGAAAGCGCGATTAGCGGCGCACGATGTGCCGGAAGGACACGTGGCGGTGTGTGTGGGACCCAGCATGAAAAGGTTCATTGTGCGCGCTAGTTACTTGAATCACCCGATCTTCAAGAAGCTTCTGATGCAAGCGGAGGAAGAGTACGGGTTTCGTAACCATGGACCACTCGCTATACCCTGCGATGAATTTCTATTTGAAGAGCTTCTTCGGGTTATGGCCCGACCCGAACCCAGATTATACACGCTTGAAGATTTAAAGAGACGTTGCCACGTGGATGTGCGAAATAGTACTACAACTTTTGAGTTAGTAAAAGAATCAAGGCCTTTGCTTCATGATGGCCCAATCTGCTGATTTCACTCTCTTTTCATGGAAAATACAAATAcactaacttttttttatttttttttaattgtttttgtatttttagtcCTCATGATTGATGTTAGGTGAGTTTcttttaggaaaaaaaaaatactatttattaaTGAAAGGATTATCAAAGGAAAATATTAGtagggttttttatttttattattattatttttatttttatttttagacgTAACGATAAATACTCGTTACAATTCTTGAATTATTTTGATCAATTTCAAAGGATGCTTGCAAAGAGTGTTCCTCTTTTTGACGAAGTGTCCCCTTTTCTTAAGAATAAACTTagtgttgttattttatttgtagatATTGTTTTATTGGTCCTCTcacaaaaatatagttttttttttaatcaaagaaGAATTTTGTTGACGTCCTTCGAACTATTTGTGAGAGGAACTCTAACAAAAGAGTTTAAGTCACTATGCTTAAGTTTTAACCCGTGtttttatgttcatattttgataCTTGGATTTAATGTTTGTAAGTGTTTAATGAACTATAAGAccttatttagtttaaaatagaGTATCATTCTCTcactcaatttttgtttttaaatacaaaaatttcttcaatttattacgttagttttttttttttttaagtttcttcaaaattatttaagtcATGAAATATAATGAGATGAAcatatacataatttttatactaattataaaaatatttaactaaatagtgttattatttttcatttttttataatcatagCTGTTAATTTGTTAAGACAcagtaaaatattaaaagcaaTGGTTGAACCTTAAACTTCTAACATATAACTAACTTCTTTGTGATATCAATATGAATTATGATTTTGGAAtatcaaaatatgaaatttacAACAAGAAGGACAAAAGTGTCTCacatttatgatttaaataactaaaatgttGGAATTAATTTCTAAGTACGTACATACAAATATGCataatattcaaatttattatataatgatattttagtatagaaatcaaataaacatatataaatatggATATAAATAACTTTGAATCTACGACATGTTAGATTATCTCATATATTGGgaatatatgaatttattgCTTTACTAAAGTACCTTTCATTAAtgatatgaaaaatataaattaaaagaattgagaaaatatagaataataaataggaataatagaagaaaaaatatttataattcattaaatattttaaaatgatatataatttaaaataaatatattttattcctAATGACATATAATTTGGGAGGAAGATTGATATTTTATTCATCTTGATTTCTTTTTCAAGAATAACGTTGTTAATGAGTTGACAAAAGCTGCAAGTAATCAACGCGTCTATGATAAAACTAAATTCGGATGGGAAAAAACACCTGCAAGTTGCACGCAACAATTATGCATCTCCTTATATTCAAAAGCAATAAATTATTACACCGTTTtagaatatgattttaaaagtttttactTTCCATCTccattaataaaaatcaatattatcatattaaacgtcatattattaaatttaaattttataaattaatcatagtgatatttattatttattattattttttaaataaaaaatttaggtttaaaaattaaatatctctaatctttacaattatatattttttttttaattttcgttCTCGTAAAATTTTCGATTTAATTAACATCTTTACTAGAGCTATTAAAACGGACTACTCAATCTATATAGAATCGCCCCTAATGGATTGTGGGTTTTTTGAATTGGACCAAAAAGCTCTATTTTAATATGGACCGATCTTAGTCAGATTGTAGACTGGGTAGATAACCtgcacttttttaattttttatttttatttttttactcattatatttttaatttatttgctaCGCTTTTAACTTGAAAATTTTCGTCGacgatgattttaaaaaattattgtacacTGTTTATGCATTAATTAGTATGAATCAATATGaaagttcatttaaaaaaaattatagtttagTCTTTTTACACAAACtaagtttatatttttcaattaacacaaattcaattcaaaaattttataacaatacacaaattaaaataagttcaaATTATCCAAAAGTTAGAGATATTATCTAGcataacacaaatgaatttagatTTGTTCTAACATAACTCAAACTCaaaccaaattcaaataaagtGCTAAATAGTTATAAAATAAGTGTTTTTAGGCTCCTAGAATAatgtttatattttctaaagTGTGTGATGATTGTctacttaagaaaataaaaaaattgagtgttaaaaatatataaccaactaaagataatatatatatatataaaaccaaGTGAATTGAATGTCTTTTGAACCTTTTTTAGTggacaaattttattatttttattttttaaaattagttatgtGGGTAGCGGGCTACCCGATATCCATACGGGCTAATCCAAATGGATAACGAGTTTATTCGGACCGAGTTAAAAAGCCATGGGAAAATTCGGCTTGAAATTATTAGGTCAAAACCTTGTGTTTTAGCTGACTGACCCATTTGGGCTAACCCATTTTGACGACTCTAATCTTTgcaaatatagtttcattttaaaatggtCATTCAatctaaaaaagtaaaataaatttgattaaaggtTCAACTTTGTCACGATGACAAATTCTTTCATCATTTATTACCATTACATGATCTAGGAATATATCTGAGACTAGAACTAGGACTTGATCTTTCTTCTTTGTCCTTCCTCCCTCTACaatcaaattatatttctaCTTTCGGACAAATGAATATGTTGGTGACGATGATGAAATTATGACAAGGAAGATGATTGaaacaatgaagaagaagaagaaacaatttaagttttattaggGAAGAAAACTGAAACATTTAagattaattttagttaaaaaatgttataatttaattatatttttttttgttaataaatgaTCATGTTTAAACAGTGTTACAATTTTAGTAACATAAATTAGATgaaagaattattttaaataaaattataattttaatgatgttaatcaaacataaaacttacgatgactaaaataaaaaaaatattatagttgcAATAACTAaagatttatttaaagtaaaaatttataatgaaGTTGacaatttttccttttcttgaCACCAATGTCACACCTTTTATTAATGAGATTCGTATTAGCATGTTTAGCATGTTGacagtttttttttcttggcATTAATGTCACACCTTCTATTA
This Cicer arietinum cultivar CDC Frontier isolate Library 1 unplaced genomic scaffold, Cicar.CDCFrontier_v2.0 Ca_scaffold_5763_v2.0, whole genome shotgun sequence DNA region includes the following protein-coding sequences:
- the LOC101494163 gene encoding indole-3-acetic acid-induced protein ARG7-like, which produces MSPSTGNSSKIRRIVRLRQMLLQWRKKARLAAHDVPEGHVAVCVGPSMKRFIVRASYLNHPIFKKLLMQAEEEYGFRNHGPLAIPCDEFLFEELLRVMARPEPRLYTLEDLKRRCHVDVRNSTTTFELVKESRPLLHDGPIC